Proteins encoded by one window of Salvia splendens isolate huo1 chromosome 5, SspV2, whole genome shotgun sequence:
- the LOC121802465 gene encoding probable glutathione S-transferase — translation MAEKVILLDLFASMFGMRARVALAAKGVEYEYREEDLRNKSQLLLESNPIHKKIPVLIHNGKPVCESLIIVEYIDEVWNHKSPLLPSDPYQRAQARFLADYIDKKLYDVGRKMWTKNGEELEAAKKEFAEILKQLESELGDKAFFGGERFGFLDVALVTYSTWFHTYEKCGGFSIGEDCPKLIEWVRRCLDIDFVSESLTDSAKVYDFALMLRKVFGIHTS, via the exons ATGGCGGAGAAGGTGATTCTGCTTGATTTGTTCGCTAGCATGTTCGGAATGAGGGCTCGGGTGGCGCTAGCTGCAAAAGGCGTGGAATATGAATACAGAGAGGAGGACTTGCGCAACAAATCGCAGCTTCTTCTCGAATCCAACCCCATCCATAAGAAAATCCCCGTTTTGATTCATAACGGCAAACCCGTTTGTGAATCGCTCATCATTGTTGAGTACATCGACGAGGTCTGGAACCACAAATCCCCTCTCTTGCCTTCCGATCCTTACCAGAGAGCTCAAGCTAGGTTTTTGGCCGATTACATCGATAAAAAG CTGTATGATGTTGGAAGGAAGATGTGGACTAAGAATGGGGAAGAGTTAGAAGCGGCGAAGAAGGAATTCGCAGAGATTCTGAAGCAGTTGGAATCGGAGCTGGGAGACAAGGCCTTCTTCGGTGGCGAGAGGTTTGGGTTTTTGGACGTGGCGTTGGTCACGTATTCGACGTGGTTCCACACCTACGAAAAGTGCGGTGGTTTCAGCATTGGAGAGGACTGCCCCAAGCTCATTGAGTGGGTGAGGAGGTGTTTGGATATAGACTTTGTGTCGGAATCCTTGACCGATTCGGCCAAGGTTTACGATTTTGCTTTAATGCTAAGAAAGGTTTTCGGCATCCACACCTCCTAA